One Curtobacterium sp. BH-2-1-1 genomic region harbors:
- a CDS encoding GNAT family N-acetyltransferase — MDTRLRLIRVDDAATLAAVVSASADHLRPWEPTRSPAYFTEAGQHDVIVQALAAERAGTSVPFVIESVDGELLGRITLSGITRGALQSCAMGYWIRADRTRQGHASRAVRAAAAHAFEVLRLHRVQAETLPENVGSQRALQAAGFTRYGLAPEYLRIAGAWRDHVMFQLLAPTDR, encoded by the coding sequence ATGGACACACGCCTGCGCCTGATCCGCGTCGACGACGCCGCGACGCTCGCGGCCGTCGTCAGTGCGAGCGCCGACCACCTGCGGCCGTGGGAACCGACCCGTTCGCCCGCCTACTTCACCGAGGCGGGGCAGCACGACGTCATCGTGCAGGCCCTCGCGGCCGAGCGTGCCGGCACGTCCGTCCCGTTCGTGATCGAGTCGGTCGACGGCGAACTGCTCGGCCGGATCACGCTGAGCGGCATCACCCGCGGTGCCCTGCAGTCGTGTGCGATGGGGTACTGGATCCGCGCCGACCGGACCCGGCAGGGACATGCCTCCCGGGCGGTCCGGGCGGCTGCGGCGCACGCGTTCGAGGTGCTGCGGCTCCACCGTGTCCAGGCGGAGACCCTGCCCGAGAACGTGGGCTCGCAGCGTGCACTGCAGGCAGCGGGGTTCACGCGCTACGGCCTGGCACCCGAGTACCTCAGGATCGCCGGGGCGTGGCGCGACCACGTCATGTTCCAGCTCCTCGCTCCGACCGACCGGTGA
- a CDS encoding MarR family winged helix-turn-helix transcriptional regulator produces the protein MTDDTPWLTRDQLRAWMKLVAVMELLPAALDQQLQRDADLTHFDYMVIAMLSETDSRTLRMSALASATNASLPRLSHVVSRLEKRGLVARCPSTDDRRATDVRLTDAGYATIVDAAPDHVRTARRVVIDALSDEQVGQLDGIAAALLSRLDPEGRFAALTYPRDDDEPAICEARLTGTATD, from the coding sequence ATGACCGACGACACCCCGTGGCTCACCCGCGACCAGCTGCGCGCGTGGATGAAGCTCGTCGCGGTCATGGAGCTCCTGCCGGCCGCGCTCGACCAGCAGCTCCAGCGCGACGCCGACCTGACGCACTTCGACTACATGGTCATCGCGATGCTCTCCGAGACCGACTCCCGGACGCTCCGGATGTCGGCGCTCGCCTCGGCGACGAACGCCTCGCTGCCGCGGCTGTCCCACGTGGTGTCCCGGCTCGAGAAGCGCGGCCTCGTGGCGCGCTGTCCCTCGACCGACGACCGGCGCGCGACCGACGTCCGGCTGACCGACGCCGGCTACGCGACCATCGTCGACGCGGCCCCCGACCACGTCCGGACCGCCCGTCGCGTGGTGATCGACGCGCTGAGCGACGAGCAGGTCGGGCAGCTCGACGGCATCGCCGCGGCGCTCCTCAGCCGGCTCGACCCCGAGGGACGGTTCGCCGCCCTGACCTACCCGCGCGACGACGACGAGCCCGCCATCTGCGAGGCCCGGCTGACGGGTACGGCGACCGACTGA
- the mtnN gene encoding 5'-methylthioadenosine/S-adenosylhomocysteine nucleosidase has product MQLPPPIAVVIAAMSEEVSAFAGLLGGVPILDGPVGGHDEHHLLDVGGATVAVRRSGIGFTNATAAVAHAFHDFGSGIPVISVGTAGGLMHGVEIGDVVVGDRYVNLNADATAFGYALGQVPGMPTGYEPNDRLVELALASDAGYRLRSATIGSSEIFVTEGRARLLRTAFPTVAAVDMESAAIAQFAHVHAMPFVSVRCISDLCAPDGDEFKEHLDDAAARAARVVHDVVTGLVS; this is encoded by the coding sequence GTGCAACTCCCTCCCCCGATCGCGGTCGTCATCGCCGCCATGAGCGAAGAGGTGTCCGCGTTCGCCGGGCTCCTCGGCGGTGTCCCGATCCTCGACGGTCCGGTCGGCGGCCACGACGAACACCACCTGCTCGACGTCGGTGGCGCCACGGTAGCCGTGCGCCGCAGCGGCATCGGGTTCACGAACGCCACGGCAGCGGTCGCCCACGCCTTCCACGACTTCGGCTCCGGCATCCCGGTGATCAGCGTCGGGACGGCCGGTGGGCTGATGCACGGCGTCGAGATCGGCGACGTCGTCGTCGGGGACCGCTACGTCAACCTCAACGCCGACGCGACGGCGTTCGGGTACGCGCTCGGCCAGGTCCCGGGCATGCCCACCGGGTACGAGCCCAACGACCGGCTCGTCGAGCTGGCACTCGCCTCGGACGCCGGGTACCGCCTCCGCTCGGCCACGATCGGCTCGAGCGAGATCTTCGTCACCGAGGGTCGAGCGCGTCTGCTCCGGACGGCGTTCCCCACGGTTGCGGCGGTCGACATGGAGTCGGCGGCGATCGCGCAGTTCGCGCACGTCCACGCCATGCCGTTCGTGTCCGTGCGGTGCATCAGCGACCTGTGCGCGCCGGACGGCGACGAGTTCAAGGAGCACCTCGACGATGCGGCCGCCCGTGCCGCCCGGGTGGTGCACGACGTGGTGACGGGGCTCGTCAGCTGA
- a CDS encoding HAD family hydrolase, translated as MSTQGRFVDGSAGAGAPARTKRWLVALDIDGTTMREDGVVTDTVIAALRDAEAAGHEVMLSTGRSEGMTVPLLDTLGIQPKYLVCANGALTLGRRSDGSYERVHVEQFDPSEVLRTIHGALENAAFGVEDQTGHFLLSGNFPDDTMTVAGEHVPFERLLGVEATRVVVISPGHDTEDFLQIVERMGLHKVSYSVGWTSWLDIAPEGVTKATAMERVRERLDIPRSRVFAAGDGRNDIDMLRWASTSGRGVVMGQAPEDVVDAGNELTGGVTDDGLAAALDSLPR; from the coding sequence ATGAGCACGCAGGGTCGGTTCGTCGACGGTTCGGCCGGTGCGGGTGCGCCGGCCCGGACGAAGCGCTGGTTGGTGGCGCTCGACATCGACGGCACCACCATGCGCGAGGACGGTGTCGTCACCGACACCGTGATCGCCGCGCTCCGCGATGCCGAGGCAGCCGGGCACGAGGTCATGCTCAGCACCGGTCGCAGCGAGGGCATGACCGTCCCGCTGCTCGACACGCTCGGCATCCAGCCGAAGTACCTCGTCTGCGCGAACGGCGCCCTGACCCTGGGACGCCGGTCCGACGGTTCCTACGAGCGGGTGCACGTCGAGCAGTTCGACCCGAGCGAGGTCCTCCGGACGATCCACGGCGCCCTCGAGAACGCCGCGTTCGGCGTCGAGGACCAGACCGGGCACTTCCTGCTCTCCGGCAACTTCCCCGACGACACGATGACCGTTGCCGGTGAGCACGTCCCGTTCGAACGGCTGCTCGGCGTCGAGGCGACCCGTGTCGTCGTCATCTCGCCCGGCCACGACACCGAGGACTTCCTGCAGATCGTCGAGCGGATGGGGCTGCACAAGGTCTCGTACTCGGTGGGCTGGACGTCGTGGCTCGACATCGCACCCGAGGGTGTGACGAAGGCCACCGCGATGGAGCGGGTCCGTGAGCGGCTCGACATCCCGCGCTCCCGCGTCTTCGCCGCGGGGGACGGTCGGAACGACATCGACATGCTCCGGTGGGCCTCGACCTCGGGGCGCGGCGTCGTCATGGGGCAGGCACCCGAGGACGTCGTGGACGCGGGCAACGAGCTCACGGGTGGCGTGACCGACGACGGCCTGGCGGCTGCGCTCGACTCCCTGCCGCGCTAG
- a CDS encoding diacylglycerol kinase family protein — protein MSTPSETAPADQDALQTEQRTAAVVYNPVKVHLPTLKRTVEKHQQEAGWAETLWFETTEEDPGGGMARAALEAGADVVAAAGGDGTVRAVAEVVHGSDASLALLPSGTGNLLARNMKLPLDDLGGMAKAIFTGHDRSIDFGLLGVERPDGSRDRFGFVVMAGLGLDARMLANTRPELKKRVGWLAYLDSLFRSVRDTDGFEFKYRLDESARNGSVRAHSVIVGNCGMLQANAMLLPDAEIDDGVFDIVVMRPRGFFGWVRIAARVFWENGILRWFRRSALSDTVIGRRITTAAKQERPLRYLRGEEFTLRLAKPDEFEIDGDPVGEILAFRAKIDPGSLDVRIPAVEPATGRGRRR, from the coding sequence ATGTCGACCCCTTCGGAGACCGCGCCCGCGGACCAGGACGCCCTCCAGACCGAGCAGCGGACGGCCGCGGTGGTCTACAACCCGGTCAAGGTCCACCTGCCGACCCTCAAGCGCACCGTCGAGAAGCACCAGCAGGAGGCCGGCTGGGCCGAGACCCTCTGGTTCGAGACGACGGAGGAGGACCCGGGCGGCGGCATGGCCCGCGCCGCGCTCGAAGCCGGCGCCGACGTCGTCGCCGCCGCGGGTGGGGACGGCACCGTCCGCGCCGTGGCCGAGGTGGTGCACGGGTCCGACGCCTCGCTGGCGCTGCTGCCGAGCGGCACGGGAAACCTGCTCGCGCGGAACATGAAGTTGCCGCTGGACGACCTCGGCGGGATGGCCAAGGCGATCTTCACCGGGCACGACCGTTCGATCGACTTCGGACTGCTCGGTGTCGAGCGTCCCGACGGCTCCCGCGACCGGTTCGGCTTCGTCGTGATGGCTGGCCTCGGGCTCGACGCCCGCATGCTCGCGAACACGCGCCCCGAGCTGAAGAAGCGCGTCGGGTGGCTCGCCTACCTCGACTCGCTGTTCCGCTCCGTCCGGGACACCGACGGCTTCGAGTTCAAGTACCGGCTCGACGAGTCGGCGCGCAACGGCTCGGTCCGGGCGCACTCGGTCATCGTCGGCAACTGCGGCATGCTCCAGGCCAACGCCATGCTCCTGCCCGATGCCGAGATCGACGACGGGGTGTTCGACATCGTCGTGATGCGGCCTCGCGGGTTCTTCGGCTGGGTGCGCATCGCCGCCCGGGTGTTCTGGGAGAACGGGATCCTGCGGTGGTTCCGCCGGTCGGCCCTGTCCGACACGGTGATCGGCCGCCGGATCACCACGGCCGCGAAGCAGGAGCGCCCGCTGCGGTACCTGCGCGGCGAGGAGTTCACGCTGCGCCTGGCGAAGCCGGACGAGTTCGAGATCGACGGCGACCCGGTGGGCGAGATCTTGGCGTTCCGCGCGAAGATCGACCCGGGCTCGCTGGACGTGCGGATCCCCGCGGTCGAGCCGGCGACGGGCCGCGGCCGCCGGCGGTAG
- a CDS encoding helix-turn-helix domain-containing protein, whose translation MLGILGGDERCPIARSLDVLGEKWTLMIVRDALAGSTRFSQFQQSLGVPREVLTARLGSLVEGGVFERHAYKPDGGRVRDEYVLTEAGRDLSLVLLALGGWADRHRPSERTSDLRFVEATTGEPVEAVAVTRSGHRRVALDALEAVMEG comes from the coding sequence ATGCTCGGCATCCTCGGCGGCGACGAGCGCTGCCCCATCGCGCGGTCCCTCGACGTCCTCGGCGAGAAGTGGACGCTCATGATCGTCCGCGACGCCCTCGCGGGGTCGACTCGCTTCAGCCAGTTCCAGCAGAGCCTCGGGGTCCCGCGGGAGGTCCTCACGGCACGCCTCGGCTCCCTCGTCGAGGGCGGCGTGTTCGAACGCCACGCCTACAAGCCGGACGGTGGACGGGTCCGTGACGAGTACGTCCTCACCGAGGCCGGCCGCGACCTCTCGCTGGTGCTGCTCGCTCTCGGCGGGTGGGCGGACCGGCACCGGCCGTCCGAGCGCACGTCCGACCTCCGCTTCGTCGAGGCCACCACCGGCGAGCCGGTCGAGGCGGTCGCCGTGACGCGCAGCGGGCACCGCCGCGTCGCGCTCGACGCGCTCGAGGCGGTCATGGAGGGCTGA
- the pheA gene encoding prephenate dehydratase, with the protein MTESAAPSDTYSYLGPAGTFTEAALKLVDAAAGKPWRSVNNVGEALDDVVSGQSIGAVIAIENSVDGGVSATQDALARIPGVRIVGEYLVPVDFVLVARPGTALADVRTVNAHPVAYAQTHNWLEANVRGHGHIPASSNVAAAAALLDEHPTADAAVAPPGITDHYALEVLASSIGDNASAVTRFVLVSKTLALPEPTGADKTSVIVELPADHPGALVDMLEQFATRGINMGLLSSRPIGDELGRYRFVIDLDGHVRDERVADALLGLRRFSPRVTFLGSYPRADGFRPEVPARYSDVAFVEARDWLRAIVSGKPEVR; encoded by the coding sequence ATGACCGAGTCCGCCGCGCCGTCCGACACGTACTCCTACCTCGGACCCGCAGGGACCTTCACCGAGGCTGCGCTCAAGCTCGTGGACGCGGCGGCCGGCAAGCCCTGGCGGAGCGTGAACAACGTCGGCGAGGCCCTCGACGACGTCGTCAGCGGCCAGTCGATCGGTGCCGTCATCGCCATCGAGAACAGCGTCGACGGCGGGGTCAGCGCGACGCAGGACGCCCTCGCCCGGATCCCCGGCGTGCGCATCGTGGGGGAGTACCTCGTCCCCGTCGACTTCGTGCTCGTCGCCCGCCCCGGCACCGCGCTCGCCGACGTCCGCACCGTGAACGCCCACCCCGTGGCCTACGCCCAGACCCACAACTGGCTCGAGGCGAACGTCCGCGGCCACGGGCACATCCCGGCGTCCTCGAACGTGGCGGCCGCAGCAGCCCTGCTCGACGAGCACCCCACCGCCGACGCTGCCGTCGCACCCCCGGGGATCACCGACCACTACGCGCTCGAGGTCCTGGCCTCGTCCATCGGGGACAACGCCTCGGCGGTCACCCGGTTCGTGCTCGTGTCGAAGACCCTGGCGCTGCCCGAGCCGACCGGCGCCGACAAGACCAGCGTCATCGTCGAACTGCCCGCCGACCACCCCGGCGCCCTGGTCGACATGCTCGAGCAGTTCGCGACGCGGGGCATCAACATGGGGTTGCTGTCCTCGCGGCCGATCGGCGACGAGCTCGGGCGGTACCGGTTCGTCATCGACCTCGACGGGCACGTGCGGGACGAGCGCGTGGCGGACGCACTGCTCGGCCTGCGGCGGTTCAGCCCGCGCGTGACGTTCCTCGGGTCGTACCCGCGGGCCGACGGGTTCCGGCCCGAGGTGCCCGCGCGCTACTCGGACGTCGCGTTCGTCGAGGCGCGCGACTGGCTGCGCGCGATCGTGTCGGGCAAGCCCGAGGTGCGCTGA
- a CDS encoding molybdopterin-dependent oxidoreductase: protein MASPNRNARTAVVLGRLLGVAFLVCFATGVYSYFLQQPLPWMRFPTRPAQLYQFTQGVHITAGIAIIPLLLAKLNTVMPALVQTPPVRGPLHLLERLSIAVFVASAIVQVTTGLLNTYQWYPWPFPFKQVHNALAYVLIGSLVLHIGVKLRLITRYWRKRDSYDEHGRFVVDPAAGSELLSPSQEERGASTGPDAPPQAVASYPRGVTGRVLRWVDGVPAEPAVPAVPADAAETRPGGPDSASATRAASAEPSLGVPQDGAAEASRASRATPDATDGRRERIARRGFFAGVTAATVGVVALTAGQSSTLAEPFNVFGARQRHRGPNDLPVNRTARAAGVLATATAADWSLTVVGHDVVRTFSRAELVALGTAEAELPISCVEGWSQMATWKGVRMRDLLGAVQAAPGSHVRVTSLERHGGYRIMDMGPEYAEDPTTLVALELNGATLDLDHGFPARIIAPGRPGVLQTKWIEKIEVIA, encoded by the coding sequence ATGGCGTCGCCGAACCGGAACGCGCGGACGGCGGTCGTCCTGGGGCGGTTGCTCGGGGTGGCGTTCCTGGTCTGCTTCGCGACCGGCGTCTACAGCTACTTCCTCCAGCAGCCGCTGCCGTGGATGCGGTTCCCGACCCGTCCCGCGCAGCTCTACCAGTTCACGCAGGGCGTGCACATCACCGCGGGGATCGCGATCATCCCGCTGCTGCTCGCGAAGCTCAACACGGTCATGCCGGCACTCGTGCAGACCCCGCCGGTGCGTGGGCCGCTGCACCTGCTCGAGCGGCTCTCGATCGCGGTGTTCGTGGCGTCGGCGATCGTGCAGGTGACGACGGGCCTGCTCAACACGTACCAGTGGTACCCGTGGCCGTTCCCGTTCAAGCAGGTCCACAACGCGCTCGCGTACGTGCTCATCGGGTCGCTCGTGCTGCACATCGGCGTGAAGCTCCGGCTGATCACCCGGTACTGGCGGAAGCGGGACTCGTACGACGAGCACGGCCGGTTCGTGGTCGACCCGGCCGCGGGGAGCGAGCTGCTCTCGCCGTCCCAGGAGGAACGGGGCGCTTCCACCGGGCCGGATGCGCCTCCGCAGGCGGTCGCGTCCTACCCCCGCGGCGTCACCGGCCGTGTGCTCCGCTGGGTCGACGGCGTGCCGGCCGAGCCCGCCGTCCCGGCCGTCCCGGCGGACGCTGCCGAGACTCGTCCCGGCGGACCGGACTCGGCGTCCGCGACCCGAGCGGCGTCCGCAGAGCCGAGTCTCGGCGTGCCGCAGGACGGTGCGGCGGAGGCGAGCCGCGCCTCCAGGGCCACGCCGGACGCGACCGACGGTCGACGTGAGCGGATCGCCCGACGCGGGTTCTTCGCCGGTGTGACCGCCGCGACGGTCGGTGTCGTGGCGTTGACCGCCGGACAGTCGAGCACGCTCGCCGAGCCGTTCAACGTGTTCGGCGCCCGACAGCGGCACCGCGGGCCGAACGACCTGCCGGTCAACCGCACGGCCCGTGCCGCCGGTGTGCTGGCGACCGCCACCGCCGCCGACTGGTCCCTGACCGTCGTCGGGCACGACGTGGTCCGCACCTTCTCGCGAGCCGAGCTGGTGGCGCTCGGCACCGCCGAGGCCGAGCTCCCCATCTCCTGCGTCGAGGGCTGGAGCCAGATGGCGACCTGGAAGGGCGTGCGCATGCGCGACCTGCTCGGCGCCGTGCAGGCCGCGCCGGGGTCGCACGTGCGGGTGACGAGCCTCGAGCGGCACGGCGGCTACCGCATCATGGACATGGGCCCCGAGTACGCCGAGGACCCGACGACGCTCGTCGCGCTCGAGCTGAACGGCGCGACGCTCGACCTCGACCACGGGTTCCCGGCGCGGATCATCGCTCCCGGACGACCCGGTGTGCTGCAGACCAAGTGGATCGAGAAGATCGAGGTGATCGCATGA
- the serS gene encoding serine--tRNA ligase produces the protein MIDPQLLRDNPDVIKASQEARGASVAVVDEAVAADAARRSAITSFESLRAEQNAFGKTVAKAPKDEKAALVQQAQALAAKVKEAQATVTAAEESFNAVVRSIPNVVLPDVPKGGEDDFVTLRTVGTKPEFDFEPKDHADLGEHLGIIDIPRGVKVSGSRFYFLRGLGARLEIALMSLGLDRAIAAGFEPLITPTLVRPETMAGTGFLGEHAAEVYRLEADDLYLTGTSEVALAGFHADEILSFDGGDGLRYAGWSTCYRREAGSAGKDNRGILRVHQFNKLEMFAYVHPDQAEAEHAKLVGYQEQMLQDLGLHYRVIDVAGGDLGTSAARKYDIEAWVPTQGTFRELTSTSNCTTFQARRLDIRYRTESGKTAPVATLNGTLATTRWIVAILETHQQADGSVVVPEVLRPYLGGVEVIEPR, from the coding sequence GTGATCGATCCCCAGCTGCTGCGTGACAACCCGGACGTCATCAAGGCCTCGCAGGAGGCGCGCGGCGCCTCCGTCGCCGTCGTCGACGAGGCCGTCGCCGCGGACGCGGCACGGCGGAGCGCGATCACCTCGTTCGAGTCCCTCCGGGCCGAGCAGAACGCCTTCGGCAAGACCGTCGCGAAGGCCCCGAAGGACGAGAAGGCCGCGCTCGTGCAGCAGGCCCAGGCGCTCGCCGCGAAGGTGAAGGAAGCGCAGGCGACCGTCACCGCGGCCGAGGAGTCCTTCAACGCGGTGGTCCGGAGCATCCCGAACGTCGTCCTGCCCGACGTGCCGAAGGGCGGCGAGGACGACTTCGTCACGCTCCGCACCGTCGGCACGAAGCCGGAGTTCGACTTCGAGCCCAAGGACCACGCCGACCTCGGCGAGCACCTCGGCATCATCGACATCCCGCGCGGCGTGAAGGTCTCCGGCTCGCGGTTCTACTTCCTGCGCGGCCTCGGTGCCCGGCTCGAGATCGCCCTGATGTCGCTCGGCCTCGACCGTGCGATCGCCGCGGGCTTCGAGCCGCTCATCACCCCGACGCTCGTGCGCCCCGAGACCATGGCCGGCACGGGCTTCCTCGGCGAGCACGCGGCCGAGGTCTACCGGCTCGAGGCGGACGACCTCTACCTGACCGGCACGAGCGAGGTCGCCCTCGCCGGGTTCCACGCCGACGAGATCCTCTCCTTCGACGGTGGCGACGGCCTGCGGTACGCCGGCTGGTCGACCTGCTACCGGCGCGAGGCGGGGTCGGCGGGCAAGGACAACCGCGGCATCCTGCGCGTGCACCAGTTCAACAAGCTCGAGATGTTCGCCTACGTCCACCCGGACCAGGCCGAGGCCGAGCACGCCAAACTCGTCGGGTACCAGGAGCAGATGCTGCAGGACCTCGGGCTGCACTACCGCGTGATCGACGTGGCGGGTGGCGACCTCGGCACGAGTGCGGCGCGCAAGTACGACATCGAGGCGTGGGTCCCGACGCAGGGCACCTTCCGCGAGCTCACGTCGACGTCGAACTGCACGACGTTCCAGGCTCGGCGCCTCGACATCCGGTACCGCACCGAGAGCGGGAAGACCGCGCCGGTCGCGACCCTGAACGGCACCCTCGCGACCACCCGGTGGATCGTCGCGATCCTCGAGACGCACCAGCAGGCCGACGGCTCGGTCGTCGTGCCCGAGGTCCTCCGTCCCTACCTGGGCGGCGTCGAGGTGATCGAACCCCGATGA
- a CDS encoding SDR family oxidoreductase yields MTTLTDATVLVTGANGGLGAAFVQQALDRGAAKVYATARTPRTWDDERIVPLALDVTDQASVDAAARAAADATVVVNNAGIGGSAPLLETSVDEVEHVFATNVFGALRVAKAFAPSLAGGALVDVHSVLSWIALAGGYSASKAAFWSITNSLRLELAPQGTQVLGAHLGYTDTGMTADLDVEKADPADIVAAIYDALEAGEHEVLADQVSRDVRAGLSAPLTTLYPALASA; encoded by the coding sequence ATGACCACCCTCACCGACGCGACCGTCCTCGTCACCGGAGCGAACGGCGGCCTCGGCGCCGCGTTCGTCCAGCAGGCCCTCGACCGCGGCGCCGCCAAGGTCTACGCCACGGCCCGGACCCCGCGCACCTGGGACGACGAGCGCATCGTGCCGCTCGCCCTCGACGTCACCGACCAGGCGAGCGTCGACGCCGCCGCCCGTGCAGCAGCCGACGCCACGGTCGTCGTGAACAACGCCGGCATCGGTGGCTCCGCGCCGCTCCTCGAGACCTCGGTCGACGAGGTCGAGCACGTCTTCGCCACGAACGTCTTCGGTGCGCTCCGGGTCGCCAAGGCCTTCGCGCCGTCGCTGGCCGGGGGCGCGCTCGTCGACGTGCACTCGGTGCTCAGCTGGATCGCGCTGGCCGGGGGCTACTCCGCCTCGAAGGCCGCGTTCTGGTCGATCACGAACTCCCTGCGCCTCGAGCTCGCACCCCAGGGGACCCAGGTCCTCGGAGCGCACCTCGGTTACACGGACACCGGCATGACGGCCGACCTCGACGTCGAGAAGGCCGACCCGGCGGACATCGTGGCGGCGATCTACGACGCCCTCGAGGCCGGCGAGCACGAGGTCCTGGCCGACCAGGTCAGCCGCGACGTCCGTGCCGGACTGAGCGCCCCGCTCACCACGCTCTACCCGGCGCTGGCGTCGGCCTGA
- a CDS encoding GrpB family protein, with amino-acid sequence MVEVVEYRAEWPRRFAVLRTAYGAALLATGVPHRIEHVGSTAVPGLAAKPVIDVDVVVGAADVPAAVEALAAIGFVPRGDLGIPGRQAFRTPERFAPSNTYVVVEGSLALRNHLGVRDVLRADVALREEYATVKRRAAAEALDIDDYLVRKTAVLDRVLRAAGLTDSERASIADATAGITGRGAHG; translated from the coding sequence GTGGTCGAGGTCGTCGAGTACCGAGCGGAGTGGCCGCGGCGCTTCGCGGTGCTGCGGACGGCGTACGGCGCGGCGCTCCTCGCCACCGGGGTCCCGCACCGCATCGAGCACGTCGGGAGCACGGCGGTGCCCGGCCTCGCGGCGAAGCCCGTGATCGACGTCGACGTGGTCGTCGGGGCGGCGGACGTGCCCGCGGCCGTCGAGGCCCTCGCTGCGATCGGCTTCGTGCCGCGCGGCGACCTCGGCATCCCGGGGCGGCAGGCGTTCCGCACGCCCGAGCGCTTCGCCCCGAGCAACACCTACGTCGTGGTCGAGGGATCGCTCGCGCTCCGCAACCACCTCGGCGTGCGTGATGTCCTGCGCGCGGACGTCGCACTCCGCGAGGAGTACGCCACCGTGAAGCGTCGGGCTGCCGCCGAGGCGCTGGACATCGACGACTACCTCGTGCGCAAGACCGCGGTGCTCGACCGGGTGTTGCGCGCGGCGGGCCTCACCGACTCCGAGCGCGCGTCGATCGCCGATGCCACCGCGGGCATCACCGGCCGAGGCGCCCACGGCTGA
- a CDS encoding glycosyltransferase family 87 protein — protein MSERLRPGRLLPTVLAVLGVLALSGVIAFGVTHLGFLRSGHRSPFVAWTLIAWTVFALAVLALRFVPAKWMTWLVVGGGLVVGLAAIAGPPNTSTDSARYAWDGIVQHAGISPYAHTPQSTALSGLRPDWLFPDKVDGTCKPLEPRFRGLGDGADGHCVAINRPDVVTIYPPMAQLWFAAVRAFVPATAQYMPFQVAGLLLSLGVTVGLVVVLRKLGRPTWWAALWAWSPLVASEAVTNSHVDALGAALATAGAVLVAFGRPIWGGIALGAATATKLIPALVYPPLLGRWRNWWAIPVGIAVFGLLYVPYVLTTGLDVLGYLPGYLSEEGYEDGSRFALVSLVFHGDAATLVVGLLVLLAAFVAWRLSDPARPWSGEVLLIGVTFLAVSPRYPWYALLLIPFVVLSGRWEWLSIGLAIALRGVWPSADAYRWWLAAAVAVVIVVTLVRTRRSDWERWGRRLAFRERALAMSSGGGPADPVR, from the coding sequence ATGAGTGAACGACTTCGCCCCGGCCGACTCCTGCCGACCGTGCTGGCCGTGCTCGGCGTGCTCGCTCTGTCGGGCGTCATCGCCTTCGGCGTCACGCATCTGGGGTTCCTCCGGTCCGGTCATCGTTCCCCATTCGTTGCGTGGACCCTGATCGCTTGGACGGTGTTCGCGCTCGCGGTGCTCGCGCTGCGGTTCGTCCCGGCGAAGTGGATGACGTGGCTCGTGGTCGGCGGTGGCCTGGTGGTCGGGCTCGCCGCCATCGCCGGGCCGCCGAACACCAGCACCGACTCTGCTCGCTACGCCTGGGACGGCATCGTGCAGCACGCCGGGATCTCGCCGTACGCGCACACGCCGCAGTCGACCGCGTTGTCCGGTCTGCGCCCCGACTGGCTCTTCCCCGACAAGGTCGACGGCACGTGCAAGCCCCTCGAACCCCGGTTCCGCGGCCTCGGCGACGGCGCGGACGGGCACTGCGTCGCGATCAACCGCCCGGACGTCGTGACGATCTACCCGCCGATGGCCCAGCTCTGGTTCGCGGCGGTGCGGGCGTTCGTGCCGGCCACCGCGCAGTACATGCCGTTCCAGGTCGCGGGGCTGCTCCTGTCGCTCGGCGTCACCGTGGGCCTGGTCGTCGTGCTCCGCAAGCTCGGACGACCGACGTGGTGGGCCGCACTGTGGGCGTGGTCCCCGCTCGTCGCGTCCGAGGCCGTCACCAACTCGCACGTCGACGCCCTCGGCGCGGCCCTGGCCACCGCCGGCGCCGTGCTCGTCGCCTTCGGCCGCCCGATCTGGGGCGGGATCGCCCTCGGCGCCGCGACCGCGACGAAGCTCATCCCCGCGCTCGTGTACCCGCCACTGCTCGGTCGGTGGCGGAACTGGTGGGCGATCCCGGTCGGCATCGCGGTGTTCGGGCTGCTCTACGTGCCGTACGTGCTGACGACGGGCCTCGACGTCCTCGGCTACCTGCCCGGGTACCTGTCGGAAGAGGGCTACGAGGACGGCTCCCGGTTCGCCCTGGTCTCGCTCGTCTTCCACGGCGACGCGGCGACGCTCGTGGTCGGACTGCTCGTCCTGCTGGCGGCGTTCGTGGCGTGGCGGCTGTCCGACCCCGCGCGGCCGTGGTCCGGCGAGGTCCTCCTCATCGGCGTGACGTTCCTCGCGGTGAGCCCGCGCTACCCCTGGTACGCGCTGCTCCTCATCCCCTTCGTGGTGCTCTCCGGCCGCTGGGAGTGGCTGTCGATCGGGCTCGCCATCGCCCTGCGCGGCGTCTGGCCGTCGGCGGACGCGTACCGCTGGTGGCTCGCCGCCGCGGTCGCCGTGGTCATCGTCGTCACGCTGGTGCGCACCCGGCGGTCCGACTGGGAGCGCTGGGGGCGCCGGCTCGCCTTCCGGGAACGAGCGCTCGCGATGTCATCAGGTGGAGGACCCGCCGACCCCGTACGCTGA